One genomic region from Dehalobacter restrictus DSM 9455 encodes:
- a CDS encoding regulatory protein RecX, whose protein sequence is MMSRKQASSKKSVLGAALDFLSRRRLSASQLAGRLEAKGYSAEENAEALRKLEEWKYIDDRQYALSYIKSKETRFSRTRICIELQKAGLDDRMISCVMDEYFPEQQEVENCLLLGRKMFEQEYRKYQKKSLNDQNRSIPPKELYLRKKVGDKLLAKGYQLDIVKKVLGEIIIFDNL, encoded by the coding sequence ATGATGAGTAGAAAGCAGGCCTCATCGAAAAAAAGTGTGCTAGGTGCTGCGCTGGATTTCTTGAGCCGCAGGCGGCTGTCTGCCAGCCAGCTTGCCGGCAGACTGGAGGCTAAAGGCTATTCCGCAGAGGAAAATGCTGAAGCTCTCCGAAAGCTAGAAGAATGGAAATATATTGATGACCGGCAATATGCCTTGTCTTATATTAAAAGTAAGGAAACAAGGTTTTCCCGGACCAGAATATGTATTGAACTGCAAAAAGCTGGTCTGGACGATCGGATGATCTCTTGCGTCATGGATGAATACTTTCCCGAGCAGCAGGAGGTTGAAAACTGCCTGCTGCTTGGCCGTAAAATGTTTGAGCAGGAGTATAGGAAATACCAGAAAAAATCCCTAAACGATCAAAACAGAAGTATCCCTCCAAAAGAGTTATACTTAAGGAAAAAGGTCGGGGACAAGCTTTTAGCGAAGGGCTATCAATTGGATATAGTCAAAAAAGTACTTGGAGAGATTATTATTTTCGATAATCTGTAA
- the rny gene encoding ribonuclease Y → MIKGGEALEISGLIAVVIVLAGLAIGSLIGWFIRKSSAEKMIGSAEIEAKRLLKNAEAEAEAKKREKIVAAKEEVMQLRNDIEKETRERRSEIQRMERRNLQKEETLERKTEALERKEENLHRRESDVEKQKLDLNELLAKQVAELERLSGLTPEEAKQLLLKSVEEEVRYESAIMIKEYETRTKEEAEKRAKDIISLAIHRCAADHVVESTVSVVALPNDEMKGRIIGREGRNIRALETLTGIDLIIDDTPEAVILSGFDPIRREVARVALEKLILDGRIHPARIEEMVEKAQKEVDQKIREEGEQATFETGVHGIHPELIRLLGRLRFRTSYGQNVLRHSIEVSHLAGLMASELGVDVQTAKRAGLLHDIGKAVDHDTEGTHVEIGVDLCKKYKESWDIIHAIEAHHGDTEPKTIVAVLVAAADAVSAARPGARRETLESYIKRLQKLEEIAETFEGVEKSYAIQAGREIRIIVNPEKIDDALAPRFAHDIAKRIEEELEYPGQIKVVVMRETRAVDYAK, encoded by the coding sequence ATAATTAAAGGAGGTGAAGCTTTGGAAATATCAGGCTTAATTGCAGTTGTTATTGTACTCGCCGGATTGGCGATTGGCAGTCTGATCGGCTGGTTCATACGCAAATCATCTGCGGAAAAAATGATTGGATCTGCTGAAATAGAAGCAAAAAGGCTTTTAAAGAATGCTGAGGCAGAAGCTGAAGCCAAAAAAAGGGAAAAAATCGTTGCAGCTAAAGAAGAGGTTATGCAGCTTCGCAATGATATTGAAAAAGAGACCAGAGAAAGACGTAGCGAGATCCAACGTATGGAAAGACGCAATCTTCAGAAGGAAGAAACCCTTGAAAGAAAAACCGAAGCTCTGGAACGTAAGGAAGAAAATTTACATCGCAGAGAATCAGACGTTGAAAAACAAAAACTTGATTTAAATGAACTCCTGGCTAAACAGGTAGCTGAGCTGGAGAGGCTTTCCGGTCTGACTCCTGAAGAAGCCAAACAATTGCTGCTAAAAAGTGTCGAGGAAGAAGTACGTTACGAATCGGCAATCATGATTAAGGAATATGAGACCCGGACAAAAGAAGAAGCTGAAAAACGCGCTAAAGATATTATTTCTTTGGCTATACATCGTTGTGCGGCAGACCATGTCGTTGAAAGCACAGTTTCAGTGGTTGCCCTGCCGAACGATGAAATGAAAGGCCGTATCATTGGCCGAGAGGGCCGGAATATCAGAGCTCTTGAGACTTTAACGGGCATTGATTTGATTATTGACGATACGCCTGAGGCCGTTATTCTGTCAGGATTTGATCCGATCAGAAGAGAAGTTGCCAGAGTCGCTCTGGAAAAACTGATTTTGGACGGACGTATTCATCCGGCCAGAATTGAAGAGATGGTTGAAAAGGCGCAGAAGGAAGTTGACCAGAAAATCAGGGAAGAAGGGGAACAGGCAACCTTCGAAACCGGGGTTCACGGTATACATCCAGAACTGATTAGACTGCTTGGCCGGCTGCGTTTCAGAACCAGTTACGGACAAAATGTTTTGAGACACTCTATCGAGGTATCCCATCTGGCCGGGTTAATGGCTTCCGAACTTGGTGTTGATGTCCAGACCGCAAAACGCGCCGGACTTTTGCATGACATCGGCAAAGCCGTTGACCATGATACCGAAGGCACGCATGTCGAGATTGGCGTTGATCTCTGCAAAAAGTACAAGGAATCATGGGATATCATTCACGCGATTGAGGCCCATCACGGCGACACTGAACCCAAGACAATTGTCGCAGTACTTGTTGCCGCTGCAGATGCGGTATCAGCTGCCAGACCTGGTGCCAGACGCGAAACTTTGGAATCCTACATTAAAAGGCTTCAGAAGCTTGAGGAAATTGCCGAGACATTTGAAGGCGTTGAAAAATCCTACGCGATTCAGGCCGGCAGAGAGATTCGCATTATTGTGAATCCGGAGAAGATTGATGATGCACTTGCACCAAGGTTCGCGCATGATATTGCAAAGAGAATTGAAGAAGAACTGGAATACCCCGGACAGATCAAGGTTGTCGTAATGCGGGAGACCCGCGCAGTAGATTACGCGAAGTAA
- a CDS encoding TIGR00282 family metallophosphoesterase, which yields MQILFIGDIVGRPGREAVAAFLPELQKEHKLDLVIANAENASGGRGLTKEVAYELYDYGIHFLTMGNHVWDQKEIIKFIDDETKLIRPANYPKGAPGKGYGFVIRNGIKTGIINLSGRIFLPPLENPFTMVNQIINMMAVETPVIIVDFHAEATSEKVALGWFLNGKVSAVLGTHTHIQTADARVLDQGTAYITDVGMTGPRDSVLGVKKEIIINNFLTQMPARFEVADGVNQLNAVVLQIDEKTGKTQRIIPIQK from the coding sequence ATGCAGATTCTTTTTATCGGTGATATCGTCGGCAGACCGGGAAGAGAAGCGGTGGCTGCTTTTCTTCCCGAACTCCAGAAAGAGCATAAACTTGATCTGGTGATTGCCAATGCTGAAAATGCCTCAGGCGGGCGGGGACTTACCAAAGAAGTCGCCTATGAGTTATATGATTACGGAATCCACTTTTTGACGATGGGCAACCATGTCTGGGACCAAAAGGAAATTATAAAGTTTATTGATGATGAAACCAAGCTGATCCGGCCTGCCAATTACCCGAAAGGGGCACCGGGAAAAGGCTATGGTTTTGTTATTCGCAACGGAATAAAGACGGGGATTATCAATTTATCAGGCAGAATCTTCCTGCCTCCGTTGGAAAACCCTTTTACGATGGTCAATCAAATTATCAATATGATGGCTGTGGAGACCCCGGTGATCATTGTCGATTTTCATGCCGAGGCGACCTCGGAAAAAGTTGCGCTTGGCTGGTTTCTTAACGGCAAAGTAAGTGCAGTTCTTGGTACACATACCCATATCCAGACTGCGGATGCCAGGGTACTGGACCAGGGCACGGCATATATTACAGATGTTGGAATGACCGGCCCGCGTGATTCGGTCTTGGGAGTCAAAAAAGAGATCATTATTAATAATTTTCTGACGCAGATGCCGGCGAGATTTGAAGTGGCCGACGGGGTGAACCAGCTGAATGCTGTGGTGCTTCAAATAGATGAAAAAACCGGCAAAACACAGCGTATTATTCCTATCCAAAAATAG
- a CDS encoding stage V sporulation protein S: MDVLKVSAKSSPNSVAGALAGVLREKGGAELQAIGAGALNQAVKAVAIARGFVAPSGLDLVCIPAFTDILIEGEERTAIKLIVEPR, encoded by the coding sequence ATGGATGTGTTAAAAGTCTCAGCAAAATCAAGTCCTAATTCAGTAGCTGGAGCGTTAGCAGGAGTACTTAGGGAAAAAGGCGGAGCTGAATTGCAGGCAATTGGCGCAGGCGCATTAAACCAGGCAGTAAAGGCAGTTGCTATTGCCAGAGGTTTCGTTGCTCCGAGTGGTCTTGACCTGGTTTGTATTCCGGCTTTCACCGATATCCTGATTGAAGGAGAAGAGAGGACTGCGATCAAACTGATTGTCGAACCCAGATAA
- a CDS encoding dipeptidase, which produces MKNIWIADGHCDSIGDYAAGKRNLKETAKFGHWDLTRAKQANLGLQFLAAYIESEYKPFQAAWRGLELLEAALRFIDHNSSEVFLVRTQEDAAQLGRTNKLGLLINIEGGEILGENIFMLDLIFRLGVRSIGLTWNERNAIGNGVGESEGSGGLSSFGFQVIERMNQLGMVIDVSHLNEAGFWDVLRHSERPVIASHSCAKALCGHRRNLTDHQLRALGDKKGLVGVNFCEDFLSDTGKATIDDVVRHICHIAEVAGVDAVGFGSDFDGIETTPEGLENVGTFPYLVEKLSQCGFNQNEIARICYGNYVRFLSDVLM; this is translated from the coding sequence ATGAAAAATATATGGATTGCCGACGGTCATTGCGACAGCATTGGAGATTATGCTGCCGGAAAAAGAAATTTGAAAGAAACAGCAAAATTTGGACACTGGGATTTGACTAGGGCAAAACAGGCCAATCTCGGTCTGCAGTTTCTGGCTGCCTATATTGAAAGTGAATACAAACCGTTTCAGGCGGCCTGGAGGGGACTGGAATTACTCGAAGCCGCACTTAGGTTCATTGATCATAATTCCAGTGAGGTATTTTTAGTAAGAACCCAAGAAGACGCAGCCCAGTTAGGCCGGACCAATAAGCTGGGCCTGCTTATCAATATTGAGGGCGGAGAAATTCTTGGCGAAAACATTTTTATGCTTGATCTGATTTTCAGGCTCGGAGTCAGAAGCATTGGCCTTACCTGGAATGAAAGGAATGCGATCGGCAACGGCGTCGGGGAAAGCGAAGGAAGCGGCGGTTTATCTAGTTTTGGCTTTCAGGTAATCGAAAGAATGAATCAGCTTGGGATGGTAATCGACGTCTCCCACCTAAATGAGGCAGGTTTTTGGGATGTGCTGCGGCATTCTGAACGTCCGGTCATCGCTTCCCATTCCTGTGCCAAAGCGTTATGCGGCCATCGCCGGAACTTGACTGACCACCAGCTGCGTGCGCTAGGAGACAAGAAAGGTCTGGTTGGGGTCAATTTCTGTGAGGATTTCCTGAGTGATACCGGAAAAGCAACTATAGATGATGTTGTCCGGCACATTTGCCACATCGCAGAAGTAGCGGGAGTCGATGCCGTTGGCTTCGGATCGGATTTTGACGGAATTGAGACGACGCCGGAAGGGCTGGAAAATGTCGGTACATTCCCGTATCTAGTGGAAAAATTGTCTCAGTGTGGTTTTAATCAGAACGAAATAGCCAGAATATGTTATGGGAATTATGTCAGGTTTTTGAGCGATGTCTTAATGTGA
- a CDS encoding PHP domain-containing protein, whose amino-acid sequence MKYQTRFEADLHCHTTASDGILTPEEVVKSAAEVGLKALAITDHDSINGWAEAEQAAAETGICLVKGIEINTDWVGKEVHILGYELQEGNEVLHTRLQELREKRVQRIRKILQKLEQLGITLTFEEVSQFVNGDSVGRPHVAQAMIRHGDAANLKDAFERFLKIGRPAYVPRYKLDPVEAIAIIREAGGVAVLAHPGSQCTEPEIAAWVDSGLQGIEVYHPDHGVEERNYFKALAERKSLLITGGSDFHGHAIKPGIKLGSWGVGMEAIQQIEQLRRKMT is encoded by the coding sequence ATGAAATACCAGACAAGATTTGAGGCCGACCTGCATTGTCATACGACTGCTTCAGACGGGATCCTTACACCGGAAGAAGTCGTTAAGTCTGCGGCAGAAGTCGGATTGAAAGCTTTGGCCATCACGGACCATGATAGCATCAATGGCTGGGCGGAGGCAGAACAGGCTGCAGCTGAGACGGGGATCTGTCTGGTTAAAGGCATAGAGATCAACACCGACTGGGTGGGCAAGGAAGTCCATATCCTCGGGTATGAGTTACAAGAGGGCAATGAGGTTCTTCATACCAGGTTGCAGGAACTGCGGGAAAAAAGAGTGCAAAGAATAAGAAAGATCCTTCAGAAGCTGGAACAGCTCGGAATCACCCTGACCTTTGAGGAAGTAAGTCAGTTTGTCAATGGGGATTCTGTCGGCCGGCCCCATGTGGCTCAGGCCATGATCAGGCATGGGGATGCCGCCAATCTGAAAGACGCTTTCGAGAGATTTTTAAAGATAGGAAGGCCGGCTTACGTTCCCAGGTATAAGCTTGACCCTGTGGAAGCTATTGCAATTATAAGAGAAGCCGGAGGCGTAGCCGTGCTTGCGCATCCGGGCAGCCAATGTACGGAACCCGAGATTGCCGCATGGGTCGACTCCGGGCTGCAGGGGATTGAAGTCTATCATCCCGACCACGGTGTGGAGGAACGAAATTACTTTAAAGCATTGGCAGAAAGAAAGAGCCTTCTGATTACAGGCGGATCTGATTTTCATGGTCATGCGATTAAGCCTGGCATAAAATTAGGCTCTTGGGGAGTTGGTATGGAGGCCATTCAACAAATTGAGCAGCTGAGGAGGAAGATGACATGA